CTAGAAAAACCTAGGTGGGGTCAGGCCACTCCTCAGTCCTGGGTGCCGGGGGGGTTGCTGGGGGGCATCCCTGGTCCCCACCTCCTCCATGCcaggagtccccccccccccccgccccggttgTGACAACCACAGACATCCCCACAGATTGCCAAGTGTCCCTGGGAACAGAATCACCCCCCCAGGGGACACTTCCTAGGTTAAGGGGTTCCACTGGCCCCCAGGAGCCTTTACATTATGTTGACCACCTCTCACCTGCTGAGGTCGTGGGAGGCTGCACACACAGGGCAGTGACTTACAGACCTTGAGGTCACCCTGGGTGGTGCCGTCTAACCGCTTGGAGATGCATTCTGGTGTCTGGGGTGAGCACGGCTTTACTTGTTATTTTTCCCCCATAATTGACCCTGGCTTTCCCCTCCGCGGCACTGCTAACAGTGGCACTGGTTCTGGATCATTCTGTGTGCTGTACTATTGGTGTCCtgggcactgggggtgggggtggggggctgagcagcatccctgacccCACCCACTCAAGGCCAGGAGCACCATGTCCTGCAGTTGTGACAGCCACAGATGTCCCCAGACACGGCCCAGTGTCCCAGGGGCCTGTTCACTCCCGTGGAGATCCCGCTGGATCGGACCCACGGTCTTCGTGCTGTGGCCCACGAGAGACTGTGGGGCGCCGACTGAATCACCGTTGTGTGGGTGTAGCCTGGGGATCTGGATTCAGGCAGCATTGCTGAGTTCTTCACTGCATGTGTATCTAAACATCTAAGAGCCATGACCTTGGAGACCGGGAGGTCCTCAGAGCTGGGGGACCCTCGCCGTCTGCACTGGCCACAGGGGGCTGCCGCTGGACTGGGCTCAGCTCCGCCTCTGGCGCAGAGCAGGAGCCGACACGAGAAGCCTCCGTGGGGCTCAGTAGATGCCCGTCGGGTCACCACACGTGGATGGGGGAGCGTGGGGAGGGGAAGGCTCTTACCAGCTTGAAGGCGTCCTCCAGCTGGGCCAGCGCGGCCCTGGCCTGGAACTGGCCGTGTTGCAGGTGGCTCAGGGCGTGCTCAAAAGCCCGCTGGCGGAAGCCGGGGGCCAGGTCGCCCAGACGCACAAAGTAGCTGCGCTGGTCGGCCGTGAGCACCCTTGGCTCAGGCTCGGAGGCGGCAAGCTGGGCTGCAGGGAAGAGGGCATCACTGGATCCGAGAGGCCCCGGGCTTGGGTTTTACAGAAGTCCAGCCCCGTGGGAGGTGGGCCGGCCATGCCGTTCTTACCTTGCTCCTCGGCATCCAGGGGCTGGAAGACATCCCCCAGCTCCTTCAGCTCGTCCCGGAGTGTCGCGAAGCTCGTGGGTCCTTCATGGCCGCGCGCGGTGGCCACGTGCCCCGCATCCTCCCTGCCCAGGGTGGCCCCCTGGGGACGTGTTGCTTCAGCGGTGGCTTCCCGGACAAGGTCCAGGCCTGCACCAAGTGTGTCCGGGGCGCTGGATACTCCGGGGGACAGAGCTTCCCCTCCTTTGCGGGGGGCACTGGAGCTGGTGAGTCCGCCCCACGCAGGGTCCCGGGTGCCAGGTAACCAGTTCTGAATGGTGCCGAGACCAGTCTGCACTGCTCCCTTGGCCACGTTCCCTGCCCCTGTCACCCCAGCGGACACTGTGTCTTTGGTGCCTGTGACAATATTCTTGGTGATGTCCAGGCCGGTCTGGACGGTGCCCTTGGCCACGCCCAGTGCGCCTGTGAGCCCAGTAGATAGGGTGTCCTTGGTGCCCGTCAGGACGGTCTTTGAAGTGTCCAGGCTGGTCTGGACAGTGCCCTTGGCCATGTTCACTGCCCCTGTCACCCCAGCGGACACGGTGTCTTTGGTGCCTGTGACAATATTCTTGGTGGTTTCCAGGCCGGTCTGGACGGTGCCCTTGGCCACGCCCAGTGCGCCTGTGAGCCCAGTAGATAGGGTGTCCTTGGTGCCCGTCAGGACGGTCTTTGAAGTGTCCAGGCCGGTCTGGACAGTGCCCTTGGCCATGTTCACTGCCCCTGTCACCCCAGCGGACACGGTGTCTTTGGTGCCTGTGACAATATTCTTGGTGGTTTCCAGGCTGGTCTGGACGGTGCCCTTGGCCATGCCCAGTGCACCTGTGAGCCCAGTAGATAGGGTGTCCTTGGTGCCTGTGACAATATTCTTGGTGGTATCCAGGCCGGTCTGGACGGTGCCCTTGGCCATGGTCACTGCCCCTGTCACCCCAGCGGACACGGTGTCTTTGGTGCCTGTGACAATATTCTTGGTGGTGTCCAGGCCGGTCTGGACCGTGCCCTTGGCCATGCCCAGTGCGCCTGTGAGCCCAGTAGATAGGGTGTCCTTGGTGCCCGTCAGGACGGTCTTTGAAGTGTCCAGGCCGGTCTGGACAGCCCCTTTGGCCACATTCATGGCTCCAGTCACCCCACTGCACACGGTGTCCTTGGTGCCTGTCAGGACGGTCTTTGAAGTGTCCAGGCCGGTCTGGACCGTGCCCTTGGCCATGCCCAGTGCACCTGTGAGCCCAGTAGATAGGGTGTCCTTGGTGCCCGTCAGGACGGTCTTTGAAGTGTCCAGGCCGGTCTGGACGGTGCCCTTGGCCATGGTCACTGCCCCTGTCACCCCAGCGGACACGGTGTCTTTGGTGCCTGTGACAATATTCTTGGTGGTGTCCAGGCCGGTCTGGACCGTGCCCTTGGCCATGCCCAGTGCGCCTGTGAGCCCAGTAGATAGGGTGTCCTTGGTGCCCGTCAGGATGGTCTTTGAAGTGTCCAGGCCGGTCTGGACAGCCCCTTTGGCCACATTCATGGCTCCAGTCACCCCACTGCACACGGTGTCCTTGGTGCCCGTCAGGACAGCCTTGGTGGTGTCTAGGCCAGTCTGGACGGTGCCCTTGGCCACGTTCATTGCCCCTGAGAGCCCCGTGGACACGGTGTCTTTGGTGCCTGTGACAATATTCCTGGTGGTGTCCAGGCCGGTCTGGACGGTGCCCTTGGCCATGCCCAGTGCACCTGTGAGCCCAGTAGATAGGGTGTCCTTGGTGCCCGTCAGGACGGTCTTTGAAGTGTCCAGGCCGGTCTGGACAGCCCCTTTGGCCACATTCATGGCTCCAGTCACCCCACTGCACACGGTGTCCTTGGTGCCCGTCAGGACGGTCTTTGAAGTGTCCAGGCCGGTCTGGACCGTGCCCTTGGCCATGCCCAGTGCACCTGTGAGCCCAGTAGATAGGGTGTCCTTGGTGCCCGTCAGGACGGTCTTTGAAGTGTCCAGGCCGGTCTGGACAGCCCCTTTGGCCACATTCATGGCTCCAGTCACCCCACTGCACACGGTGTCCTTGGTGCCCGTCAGGACAGTCTTTGAAGTGTCCAGGCCGGTCTGGACAGTGCCCTTGGCCATGGTCACTGCCCCTGTCACCCCAGCGGACACGGTGTCTTTGGTGCCTGTGACAATATTCTTGGTGGTGTCCAGGCCGGTCTGGACCGTGCCCTTGGCCATGCCCAGTGCGCCTGTGAGCCCAGTAGATAGGGTGTCCTTGGTGCCCGTCAGGACGGTCTTTGAAGTGTCCAGGCCGGTCTGGATGGTGCCCTTGGCCATGGTCACTGCCCCTGTCACCCCAGCGGACACGGTGTCTTTGGTTCCTGTGACAATATTCTTGGTGGTGTCCAGGCCGGTCTGGACCGTGCCCTTGGCCATGCCCAGTGCGCCTGTGAGCCCAGTAGATAGGGTGTCCTTGGTGCCCATCAGGACGGTCTTTGAAGTGTCCAGGCCGGTCTGGACAGCCCCTTTGGCCACATTCATGGCTCCAGTCATCCCACTGCACACAGTGTCCTTGGTGCCTGTCAGGACAGCCTTGGTGGTGTCCAGGCCAGTCTGGACGGTGCCCTTGGCCACGTTCATTGCCCCTGAGAGTCCCGTGGACACGGTGTCTTTGGTGCCTGTGACAATATTCCTGGTGGTGTCCAGGCCGGTCTGGACGGTGCCCTTGGCCATGTTCACTGCCCCTGAGAGCCCCGTGGACACAGTGTCCTTGGTACCCATCAGGATGGTCTTTGAAGTGTCCAGGCCGGTCTGGACGGTGCCCTTGGCCATGGTCACTGCCCCTGTCACCCCAGCGGACACGGTGTCTTTGGTGCCTGTGACAATATTCTTGGTGGTGTCCAGGCCGGTCTGGACGGTGCCCTTGGCCACGCCCAGTGCGCCTGTGAGCCCAGTAGATAGGGTGTCCTTGGTGCCCGTCAGGACGGTCTTTGAAGTGTCCAGGCCGGTCTGGACAGCCCCTTTGGCCACATTCATGGCTCCAGTCACCCCACTGCACACGGTGTCCTTGGTGCCTGTCAGGACGGTCTTCGAAGTGTCCAGGCCGGTCTGGACCGTGCCCTTAGCCACACCCACTGCCCCTGTGACGCCACTGGCCACAGTCTCCTTGGCACCTGAGAGGGCAGACCGGGTCAT
This sequence is a window from Prionailurus bengalensis isolate Pbe53 chromosome A2, Fcat_Pben_1.1_paternal_pri, whole genome shotgun sequence. Protein-coding genes within it:
- the PLIN4 gene encoding perilipin-4 isoform X6, translated to MSAQDEGGRDPPKPKGKTLGSFLGSLPGFSSARNLVASAHSSAREVRPVADPAGASPQPQAQAPVPTAATNLEQTAGGEKQPPPSEKMTSGAKDLVSSKMSKTKDTISSGMASVVDTAKGVMHGGLGMTRSALSGAKETVASGVTGAVGVAKGTVQTGLDTSKTVLTGTKDTVCSGVTGAMNVAKGAVQTGLDTSKTVLTGTKDTLSTGLTGALGVAKGTVQTGLDTTKNIVTGTKDTVSAGVTGAVTMAKGTVQTGLDTSKTILMGTKDTVSTGLSGAVNMAKGTVQTGLDTTRNIVTGTKDTVSTGLSGAMNVAKGTVQTGLDTTKAVLTGTKDTVCSGMTGAMNVAKGAVQTGLDTSKTVLMGTKDTLSTGLTGALGMAKGTVQTGLDTTKNIVTGTKDTVSAGVTGAVTMAKGTIQTGLDTSKTVLTGTKDTLSTGLTGALGMAKGTVQTGLDTTKNIVTGTKDTVSAGVTGAVTMAKGTVQTGLDTSKTVLTGTKDTVCSGVTGAMNVAKGAVQTGLDTSKTVLTGTKDTLSTGLTGALGMAKGTVQTGLDTSKTVLTGTKDTVSTGLSGAMNVAKGTVQTGLDTTKAVLTGTKDTVCSGVTGAMNVAKGAVQTGLDTSKTILTGTKDTLSTGLTGALGMAKGTVQTGLDTTKNIVTGTKDTVSAGVTGAVTMAKGTVQTGLDTSKTVLTGTKDTLSTGLTGALGVAKGTVQTGLDITKNIVTGTKDTVSAGVTGAGNVAKGAVQTGLGTIQNWLPGTRDPAWGGLTSSSAPRKGGEALSPGVSSAPDTLGAGLDLVREATAEATRPQGATLGREDAGHVATARGHEGPTSFATLRDELKELGDVFQPLDAEEQAQLAASEPEPRVLTADQRSYFVRLGDLAPGFRQRAFEHALSHLQHGQFQARAALAQLEDAFKLIQKAERAPEGQSPPDQGPSSREEEGATQEVPDSGALSRACSLIQQLHVAYSSLASGLQGLPEELQQRVGRARHSLCELYGLVSSASSVQQLPAERLARSHEGVGRAWQELEQVLDSVQHGPPLCWLVGPFALPPGGQQV
- the PLIN4 gene encoding perilipin-4 isoform X5, whose protein sequence is MSAQDEGGRDPPKPKGKTLGSFLGSLPGFSSARNLVASAHSSAREVRPVADPAGASPQPQAQAPVPTAATNLEQTAGGEKQPPPSEKMTSGAKDLVSSKMSKTKDTISSGMASVVDTAKGVMHGGLGMTRSALSGAKETVASGVTGAVGVAKGTVQTGLDTSKTVLTGTKDTVCSGVTGAMNVAKGAVQTGLDTSKTVLTGTKDTLSTGLTGALGVAKGTVQTGLDTTKNIVTGTKDTVSAGVTGAVTMAKGTVQTGLDTSKTILMGTKDTVSTGLSGAVNMAKGTVQTGLDTTRNIVTGTKDTVSTGLSGAMNVAKGTVQTGLDTTKAVLTGTKDTVCSGMTGAMNVAKGAVQTGLDTSKTVLMGTKDTLSTGLTGALGMAKGTVQTGLDTTKNIVTGTKDTVSAGVTGAVTMAKGTIQTGLDTSKTVLTGTKDTLSTGLTGALGMAKGTVQTGLDTTKNIVTGTKDTVSAGVTGAVTMAKGTVQTGLDTSKTVLTGTKDTVCSGVTGAMNVAKGAVQTGLDTSKTVLTGTKDTLSTGLTGALGMAKGTVQTGLDTSKTVLTGTKDTLSTGLTGALGMAKGTVQTGLDTTRNIVTGTKDTVSTGLSGAMNVAKGTVQTGLDTTKAVLTGTKDTVCSGVTGAMNVAKGAVQTGLDTSKTILTGTKDTLSTGLTGALGMAKGTVQTGLDTTKNIVTGTKDTVSAGVTGAVTMAKGTVQTGLDTSKTVLTGTKDTLSTGLTGALGVAKGTVQTGLDITKNIVTGTKDTVSAGVTGAGNVAKGAVQTGLGTIQNWLPGTRDPAWGGLTSSSAPRKGGEALSPGVSSAPDTLGAGLDLVREATAEATRPQGATLGREDAGHVATARGHEGPTSFATLRDELKELGDVFQPLDAEEQAQLAASEPEPRVLTADQRSYFVRLGDLAPGFRQRAFEHALSHLQHGQFQARAALAQLEDAFKLIQKAERAPEGQSPPDQGPSSREEEGATQEVPDSGALSRACSLIQQLHVAYSSLASGLQGLPEELQQRVGRARHSLCELYGLVSSASSVQQLPAERLARSHEGVGRAWQELEQVLDSVQHGPPLCWLVGPFALPPGGQQV
- the PLIN4 gene encoding perilipin-4 isoform X2 — protein: MSAQDEGGRDPPKPKGKTLGSFLGSLPGFSSARNLVASAHSSAREVRPVADPAGASPQPQAQAATNLEQTAGGEKQPPPSEKMTSGAKDLVSSKMSKTKDTISSGMASVVDTAKGVMHGGLGMTRSALSGAKETVASGVTGAVGVAKGTVQTGLDTSKTVLTGTKDTVCSGVTGAMNVAKGAVQTGLDTSKTVLTGTKDTLSTGLTGALGVAKGTVQTGLDTTKNIVTGTKDTVSAGVTGAVTMAKGTVQTGLDTSKTILMGTKDTVSTGLSGAVNMAKGTVQTGLDTTRNIVTGTKDTVSTGLSGAMNVAKGTVQTGLDTTKAVLTGTKDTVCSGMTGAMNVAKGAVQTGLDTSKTVLMGTKDTLSTGLTGALGMAKGTVQTGLDTTKNIVTGTKDTVSAGVTGAVTMAKGTIQTGLDTSKTVLTGTKDTLSTGLTGALGMAKGTVQTGLDTTKNIVTGTKDTVSAGVTGAVTMAKGTVQTGLDTSKTVLTGTKDTVCSGVTGAMNVAKGAVQTGLDTSKTVLTGTKDTLSTGLTGALGMAKGTVQTGLDTSKTVLTGTKDTVCSGVTGAMNVAKGAVQTGLDTSKTVLTGTKDTLSTGLTGALGMAKGTVQTGLDTTRNIVTGTKDTVSTGLSGAMNVAKGTVQTGLDTTKAVLTGTKDTVCSGVTGAMNVAKGAVQTGLDTSKTILTGTKDTLSTGLTGALGMAKGTVQTGLDTTKNIVTGTKDTVSAGVTGAVTMAKGTVQTGLDTSKTVLTGTKDTLSTGLTGALGVAKGTVQTGLDITKNIVTGTKDTVSAGVTGAGNVAKGAVQTGLGTIQNWLPGTRDPAWGGLTSSSAPRKGGEALSPGVSSAPDTLGAGLDLVREATAEATRPQGATLGREDAGHVATARGHEGPTSFATLRDELKELGDVFQPLDAEEQAQLAASEPEPRVLTADQRSYFVRLGDLAPGFRQRAFEHALSHLQHGQFQARAALAQLEDAFKLIQKAERAPEGQSPPDQGPSSREEEGATQEVPDSGALSRACSLIQQLHVAYSSLASGLQGLPEELQQRVGRARHSLCELYGLVSSASSVQQLPAERLARSHEGVGRAWQELEQVLDSVQHGPPLCWLVGPFALPPGGQQV
- the PLIN4 gene encoding perilipin-4 isoform X3, which produces MSAQDEGGRDPPKPKGKTLGSFLGSLPGFSSARNLVASAHSSAREVRPVADPAGASPQPQAQATNLEQTAGGEKQPPPSEKMTSGAKDLVSSKMSKTKDTISSGMASVVDTAKGVMHGGLGMTRSALSGAKETVASGVTGAVGVAKGTVQTGLDTSKTVLTGTKDTVCSGVTGAMNVAKGAVQTGLDTSKTVLTGTKDTLSTGLTGALGVAKGTVQTGLDTTKNIVTGTKDTVSAGVTGAVTMAKGTVQTGLDTSKTILMGTKDTVSTGLSGAVNMAKGTVQTGLDTTRNIVTGTKDTVSTGLSGAMNVAKGTVQTGLDTTKAVLTGTKDTVCSGMTGAMNVAKGAVQTGLDTSKTVLMGTKDTLSTGLTGALGMAKGTVQTGLDTTKNIVTGTKDTVSAGVTGAVTMAKGTIQTGLDTSKTVLTGTKDTLSTGLTGALGMAKGTVQTGLDTTKNIVTGTKDTVSAGVTGAVTMAKGTVQTGLDTSKTVLTGTKDTVCSGVTGAMNVAKGAVQTGLDTSKTVLTGTKDTLSTGLTGALGMAKGTVQTGLDTSKTVLTGTKDTVCSGVTGAMNVAKGAVQTGLDTSKTVLTGTKDTLSTGLTGALGMAKGTVQTGLDTTRNIVTGTKDTVSTGLSGAMNVAKGTVQTGLDTTKAVLTGTKDTVCSGVTGAMNVAKGAVQTGLDTSKTILTGTKDTLSTGLTGALGMAKGTVQTGLDTTKNIVTGTKDTVSAGVTGAVTMAKGTVQTGLDTSKTVLTGTKDTLSTGLTGALGVAKGTVQTGLDITKNIVTGTKDTVSAGVTGAGNVAKGAVQTGLGTIQNWLPGTRDPAWGGLTSSSAPRKGGEALSPGVSSAPDTLGAGLDLVREATAEATRPQGATLGREDAGHVATARGHEGPTSFATLRDELKELGDVFQPLDAEEQAQLAASEPEPRVLTADQRSYFVRLGDLAPGFRQRAFEHALSHLQHGQFQARAALAQLEDAFKLIQKAERAPEGQSPPDQGPSSREEEGATQEVPDSGALSRACSLIQQLHVAYSSLASGLQGLPEELQQRVGRARHSLCELYGLVSSASSVQQLPAERLARSHEGVGRAWQELEQVLDSVQHGPPLCWLVGPFALPPGGQQV
- the PLIN4 gene encoding perilipin-4 isoform X7 — protein: MSAQDEGGRDPPKPKGKTLGSFLGSLPGFSSARNLVASAHSSAREVRPVADPAGASPQPQAQAPVPTAATNLEQTAGGEKQPPPSEKMTSGAKDLVSSKMSKTKDTISSGMASVVDTAKGVMHGGLGMTRSALSGAKETVASGVTGAVGVAKGTVQTGLDTSKTVLTGTKDTVCSGVTGAMNVAKGAVQTGLDTSKTVLTGTKDTLSTGLTGALGVAKGTVQTGLDTTKNIVTGTKDTVSAGVTGAVTMAKGTVQTGLDTSKTILMGTKDTVSTGLSGAVNMAKGTVQTGLDTTRNIVTGTKDTVSTGLSGAMNVAKGTVQTGLDTTKAVLTGTKDTVCSGMTGAMNVAKGAVQTGLDTSKTVLMGTKDTLSTGLTGALGMAKGTVQTGLDTTKNIVTGTKDTVSAGVTGAVTMAKGTIQTGLDTSKTVLTGTKDTLSTGLTGALGMAKGTVQTGLDTSKTVLTGTKDTVCSGVTGAMNVAKGAVQTGLDTSKTVLTGTKDTLSTGLTGALGMAKGTVQTGLDTTRNIVTGTKDTVSTGLSGAMNVAKGTVQTGLDTTKAVLTGTKDTVCSGVTGAMNVAKGAVQTGLDTSKTILTGTKDTLSTGLTGALGMAKGTVQTGLDTTKNIVTGTKDTVSAGVTGAVTMAKGTVQTGLDTSKTVLTGTKDTLSTGLTGALGVAKGTVQTGLDITKNIVTGTKDTVSAGVTGAGNVAKGAVQTGLGTIQNWLPGTRDPAWGGLTSSSAPRKGGEALSPGVSSAPDTLGAGLDLVREATAEATRPQGATLGREDAGHVATARGHEGPTSFATLRDELKELGDVFQPLDAEEQAQLAASEPEPRVLTADQRSYFVRLGDLAPGFRQRAFEHALSHLQHGQFQARAALAQLEDAFKLIQKAERAPEGQSPPDQGPSSREEEGATQEVPDSGALSRACSLIQQLHVAYSSLASGLQGLPEELQQRVGRARHSLCELYGLVSSASSVQQLPAERLARSHEGVGRAWQELEQVLDSVQHGPPLCWLVGPFALPPGGQQV
- the PLIN4 gene encoding perilipin-4 isoform X1 yields the protein MSAQDEGGRDPPKPKGKTLGSFLGSLPGFSSARNLVASAHSSAREVRPVADPAGASPQPQAQAPVPTAATNLEQTAGGEKQPPPSEKMTSGAKDLVSSKMSKTKDTISSGMASVVDTAKGVMHGGLGMTRSALSGAKETVASGVTGAVGVAKGTVQTGLDTSKTVLTGTKDTVCSGVTGAMNVAKGAVQTGLDTSKTVLTGTKDTLSTGLTGALGVAKGTVQTGLDTTKNIVTGTKDTVSAGVTGAVTMAKGTVQTGLDTSKTILMGTKDTVSTGLSGAVNMAKGTVQTGLDTTRNIVTGTKDTVSTGLSGAMNVAKGTVQTGLDTTKAVLTGTKDTVCSGMTGAMNVAKGAVQTGLDTSKTVLMGTKDTLSTGLTGALGMAKGTVQTGLDTTKNIVTGTKDTVSAGVTGAVTMAKGTIQTGLDTSKTVLTGTKDTLSTGLTGALGMAKGTVQTGLDTTKNIVTGTKDTVSAGVTGAVTMAKGTVQTGLDTSKTVLTGTKDTVCSGVTGAMNVAKGAVQTGLDTSKTVLTGTKDTLSTGLTGALGMAKGTVQTGLDTSKTVLTGTKDTVCSGVTGAMNVAKGAVQTGLDTSKTVLTGTKDTLSTGLTGALGMAKGTVQTGLDTTRNIVTGTKDTVSTGLSGAMNVAKGTVQTGLDTTKAVLTGTKDTVCSGVTGAMNVAKGAVQTGLDTSKTILTGTKDTLSTGLTGALGMAKGTVQTGLDTTKNIVTGTKDTVSAGVTGAVTMAKGTVQTGLDTSKTVLTGTKDTLSTGLTGALGVAKGTVQTGLDITKNIVTGTKDTVSAGVTGAGNVAKGAVQTGLGTIQNWLPGTRDPAWGGLTSSSAPRKGGEALSPGVSSAPDTLGAGLDLVREATAEATRPQGATLGREDAGHVATARGHEGPTSFATLRDELKELGDVFQPLDAEEQAQLAASEPEPRVLTADQRSYFVRLGDLAPGFRQRAFEHALSHLQHGQFQARAALAQLEDAFKLIQKAERAPEGQSPPDQGPSSREEEGATQEVPDSGALSRACSLIQQLHVAYSSLASGLQGLPEELQQRVGRARHSLCELYGLVSSASSVQQLPAERLARSHEGVGRAWQELEQVLDSVQHGPPLCWLVGPFALPPGGQQV
- the PLIN4 gene encoding perilipin-4 isoform X4, encoding MSAQDEGGRDPPKPKGKTLGSFLGSLPGFSSARNLVASAHSSAREVRPVADPAGASPQPQAQAPVPTAATNLEQTAGGEKQPPPSEKMTSGAKDLVSSKMSKTKDTISSGMASVVDTAKGVMHGGLGMTRSALSGAKETVASGVTGAVGVAKGTVQTGLDTSKTVLTGTKDTVCSGVTGAMNVAKGAVQTGLDTSKTVLTGTKDTLSTGLTGALGVAKGTVQTGLDTTKNIVTGTKDTVSAGVTGAVTMAKGTVQTGLDTSKTILMGTKDTVSTGLSGAMNVAKGTVQTGLDTTKAVLTGTKDTVCSGMTGAMNVAKGAVQTGLDTSKTVLMGTKDTLSTGLTGALGMAKGTVQTGLDTTKNIVTGTKDTVSAGVTGAVTMAKGTIQTGLDTSKTVLTGTKDTLSTGLTGALGMAKGTVQTGLDTTKNIVTGTKDTVSAGVTGAVTMAKGTVQTGLDTSKTVLTGTKDTVCSGVTGAMNVAKGAVQTGLDTSKTVLTGTKDTLSTGLTGALGMAKGTVQTGLDTSKTVLTGTKDTVCSGVTGAMNVAKGAVQTGLDTSKTVLTGTKDTLSTGLTGALGMAKGTVQTGLDTTRNIVTGTKDTVSTGLSGAMNVAKGTVQTGLDTTKAVLTGTKDTVCSGVTGAMNVAKGAVQTGLDTSKTILTGTKDTLSTGLTGALGMAKGTVQTGLDTTKNIVTGTKDTVSAGVTGAVTMAKGTVQTGLDTSKTVLTGTKDTLSTGLTGALGVAKGTVQTGLDITKNIVTGTKDTVSAGVTGAGNVAKGAVQTGLGTIQNWLPGTRDPAWGGLTSSSAPRKGGEALSPGVSSAPDTLGAGLDLVREATAEATRPQGATLGREDAGHVATARGHEGPTSFATLRDELKELGDVFQPLDAEEQAQLAASEPEPRVLTADQRSYFVRLGDLAPGFRQRAFEHALSHLQHGQFQARAALAQLEDAFKLIQKAERAPEGQSPPDQGPSSREEEGATQEVPDSGALSRACSLIQQLHVAYSSLASGLQGLPEELQQRVGRARHSLCELYGLVSSASSVQQLPAERLARSHEGVGRAWQELEQVLDSVQHGPPLCWLVGPFALPPGGQQV